The following coding sequences are from one Gossypium hirsutum isolate 1008001.06 chromosome A12, Gossypium_hirsutum_v2.1, whole genome shotgun sequence window:
- the LOC107943507 gene encoding gamma carbonic anhydrase-like 1, mitochondrial, with amino-acid sequence MATSIAARFSRKAAASAFSGCRYVIASRSFSTEAAKTISPSSDQVKWDYRGQRKIIPLGQWVPKVAVDAYVAPNVVLAGQVTVNDGASVWNGCVLRGDLNKITVGFCSNVQERCVIHAAWSSPTGLPAETSIERFVTVGAYSLLRSCTIEPECIIGQHSILMEGSLVETHSILEAGSVVPPGRRIPTGELWAGNPARFVRALTHEETLEIPKLAVAINDLSKEHFSEFLPYSTVYLEVEKLKKSLGITI; translated from the exons ATGGCGACATCTATTGCAGCTCGCTTCTCTAGAAAGGCCGCGGCCTCGGCGTTCTCCGGCTGCCGCTACGTCATCGCTTCCCGTAGTTTCTCCACGGAGGCTGCCAAAACGATCTCGCCATCGTCGGATCAAGTGAAGTGGGACTACAGGGGTCAAAGAAAAATAATCCCTCTCGGTCAGTGGGTCCCTAAGGTAGCTGTCGACGCTTACGTTGCCCCCAACGTTGTCTTGGCCGGTCAAGTAACAGTCAACGACGGAGCCTCGGTGTGGAATGGTTGCGTCCTACGTGGCGACCTCAACAAGATCACCGTTGGGTTCTGCTCTAATGTCCAGGAACGCTGCGTCATTCACGCCGCTTGGTCCTCTCCGACCG GACTTCCAGCTGAGACATCAATTGAGAGGTTTGTGACAGTTGGTGCTTATAGTCTCTTGAGATCATGCACGATTGAACCAGAGTGCATTATTGGACAACATTCGATTCTTATGGAAGGTTCCTTGGTGGAGACTCACTCTATCCTTGAAGCTGGTTCTGTAGTTCCTCCAGGTAGGAGAATCCCAACTGGTGAGCTTTGGGCAGGAAATCCAGCTAGGTTTGTTCGGGCTTTGACCCATGAAGAAACCCTAGAAATCCCTAAACTTGCAGTGGCTATTAATGATCTAAGCAAAGAACATTTCTCCGAGTTCCTTCCGTACTCAACAGTATATTTAGAAGTTGAGAAGTTAAAGAAGTCCCTAGGAATAACCATTTGA